A genomic segment from Salmo trutta chromosome 38, fSalTru1.1, whole genome shotgun sequence encodes:
- the LOC115178057 gene encoding osteocalcin 2b codes for MKSLTLLTICAVLSVSLSMNDLAPDVVLDPAPDPAAEPAPAADSSASSSDSSSASDSSASASDSSDSDSSSSSSSSSSSESASAEATAEDPTAATEPDVIMKRDLASVLLRRKRATGPAAAAFTLTQVESLSEVCELNLACEHMAETAGIVAAYTAYYGPPPF; via the exons ATGAAGTCTCTGACTCTCCTGACCATTTGTGCCGttctgtcggtctctctgtccATGAACG ATCTGGCTCCTGATGTGGTTCTCGATCCTGCTCCTGACCCTGCTGCTGAACCAGCACCAGCCGCAGACTCCTCCGCATCTTCATCAGATTCCTCCTCGGCTTCCGACTCATCAGCCTCTGCCTCAGACTCCTCGGACTCTgactcttcctcatcctcttcctcgtCTTCGTCTTCAGAGTCAGCTAGTGCTGAAG CTACGGCAGAGGACCCAACTGCAGCTACAGAGCCAGACGTGATTATGAAGAGAGACCTGGCCTCAGTGCTGCTGAGGAGGAAGAGAGCGACTGGACCTGCAGCTGCTGCCTTCACCCTCACCCAGGTGGAGAG tCTGAGTGAGGTGTGCGAGCTCAACCTGGCCTGTGAGCACATGGCGGAGACAGCAGGCATCGTTGCAGCATACACCGCATACTATGGACCACCTCCCTTCTAA
- the LOC115178123 gene encoding target of Myb protein 1 isoform X2, producing MEFLIGSPFSSPVGQRIERATSAALHSEDWALNMEICDIINETDEGPKDAVKAIKKRIVGNKSFREIMLALTVLEACVKNCGHRFHVLVASQDFVEGILVRAILPKNNPPTTLHDRVLSLIQAWADAFRSSPSLGGVVCVYEDLRRRGLEFPMTDLDALSPIHTPLRSIPENHSSVTVPAPPPQGQTPRGPAAPSPTQAALAAVPPQLSDGPISISPEQAQKLRVDLALVRGNLTVMTEMLNQLTPGQSQQEDSELLQQLYQVCREMQSRVVELIPRLVDEGLIEELLVVNDDLNNAFIRYDRFDRLNKAQRTATEQTPARANLIDLSPVPQSLSQPATTSAAASQPAFSAPSDQRQAANHSAPEEDEFDMFAQTRGSSLADQRKSMRYEDPGAVEGLAGALDTRLQVTGAIPSSKPSPKNSTLEDIDRLLSADTETQPEAGDREGLPCEEFDKFLEERAKVADHIPSTRSLPPVSSRPPPQSARPQESSHDQLFSL from the exons ATGGAGTTTCTCATAGGAAGCCCCTTCTCTTCTCCTGTTGGACAACGAATTG AACGAGCCACCAGCGCCGCGCTGCATTCAGAGGACTGGGCCCTTAACATGGAGATATGTGACATCATCAACGAGACAGACGAAGG ACCCAAAGATGCAGTCAAAGCCATAAAGAAGAGGATTGTTGGTAATAAGAGCTTCAGGGAGATCATGTTGGCTCTGACA GTTCTGGAGGCATGTGTAAAGAACTGTGGCCACCGGTTCCATGTTCTAGTGGCGTCCCAGGACTTTGTGGAGGGGATTCTGGTCCGAGCCATCCTGCCCAAGAACAACCCTCCCACCACCCTGCACGACCGGGTGCTGAGCCTCATACAG gcgTGGGCCGATGCGTTCCgtagctctccctctctgggaGGTGTGGTCTGTGTGTACGAGGATCTGAGGAGGCGGGGCCTGGAGTTCCCTATGACCGACCTGGACGCCCTCTCCCCCATCCACACCCCCCTCAGG AGCATTCCAGAGAACCACTCCTCTGTTACAGTGCCAGCTCCACCACCTCAGGGTCAGACTCCCCGTGGCCCTGCTGCCCCGTCCCCTACCCAGGCTGCATTGGCTGCCGTGCCCCCACAACTCAGCGATGGACCCATCTCCATCTCACCTGAACAG GCCCAGAAGCTGAGAGTTGACCTGGCTCTGGTCAGGGGGAACCTGACTGTGATGACTGAGATGTTGAACCAATTGACGCCTGGACAGAGCCAGCAGGAGGACTCTGAGCTACTGCAG CAGTTGTACCAGGTGTGTAGGGAGATGCAGAGCCGTGTGGTGGAGCTGATCCCCAGGCTGGTGGACGAGGGCCTCATAGAGGAGCTGCTGGTCGTCAACGATGACTTAAACAATGCCTTCATCCGCTACGACAG GTTTGACAGACTCAATAAGGCCCAGAGAACAGCTACAGAGCAG ACTCCTGCCAGGGCCAACCTCATTGACCTCAGCCCTGTGCCCCAGTCCCTCAGCCAACCAGCAACCACCTCTGCGGCCGCCAGCCAACCCGCATTCAGCGCTCCCTCCGATCAGAGGCAGGCAGCCAACCACA gTGCACCAGAGGAGGATGAGTTTGACATGTTTGCCCAGACCAGGGGCAGCTCTCTGGCCGATCAGAGGAAGAG tatgcgGTACGAGGACCCAGGAGCAGTGGAAGGACTGGCTGGAGCCCTGGACACCAGGTTACAGGTCACTGGAGCG aTTCCTTCGTCTAAGCCTAGCCCTAAGAACTCCACCCTGGAAGACATTGACAGATTGCTGTCTGCGGACACAGAAACG CAACCAGAGGCTGGGGACAGGGAAGGGCTGCCCTGTGAGG aGTTTGACAAGTTTCTGGAGGAAAGGGCGAAGGTGGCCGACCACATTCCCTCAACACGCAGCCTGCCCCCCGTCTCGTCCAGGCCCCCGCCACAATCCGCCCGGCCACAGGAGAGCTCCCATGACCAGCTTTTCTCACTCTGA
- the LOC115178123 gene encoding target of Myb protein 1 isoform X1, translating to MEFLIGSPFSSPVGQRIERATSAALHSEDWALNMEICDIINETDEGPKDAVKAIKKRIVGNKSFREIMLALTVLEACVKNCGHRFHVLVASQDFVEGILVRAILPKNNPPTTLHDRVLSLIQAWADAFRSSPSLGGVVCVYEDLRRRGLEFPMTDLDALSPIHTPLRSIPENHSSVTVPAPPPQGQTPRGPAAPSPTQAALAAVPPQLSDGPISISPEQAQKLRVDLALVRGNLTVMTEMLNQLTPGQSQQEDSELLQQLYQVCREMQSRVVELIPRLVDEGLIEELLVVNDDLNNAFIRYDRFDRLNKAQRTATEQQTPARANLIDLSPVPQSLSQPATTSAAASQPAFSAPSDQRQAANHSAPEEDEFDMFAQTRGSSLADQRKSMRYEDPGAVEGLAGALDTRLQVTGAIPSSKPSPKNSTLEDIDRLLSADTETQPEAGDREGLPCEEFDKFLEERAKVADHIPSTRSLPPVSSRPPPQSARPQESSHDQLFSL from the exons ATGGAGTTTCTCATAGGAAGCCCCTTCTCTTCTCCTGTTGGACAACGAATTG AACGAGCCACCAGCGCCGCGCTGCATTCAGAGGACTGGGCCCTTAACATGGAGATATGTGACATCATCAACGAGACAGACGAAGG ACCCAAAGATGCAGTCAAAGCCATAAAGAAGAGGATTGTTGGTAATAAGAGCTTCAGGGAGATCATGTTGGCTCTGACA GTTCTGGAGGCATGTGTAAAGAACTGTGGCCACCGGTTCCATGTTCTAGTGGCGTCCCAGGACTTTGTGGAGGGGATTCTGGTCCGAGCCATCCTGCCCAAGAACAACCCTCCCACCACCCTGCACGACCGGGTGCTGAGCCTCATACAG gcgTGGGCCGATGCGTTCCgtagctctccctctctgggaGGTGTGGTCTGTGTGTACGAGGATCTGAGGAGGCGGGGCCTGGAGTTCCCTATGACCGACCTGGACGCCCTCTCCCCCATCCACACCCCCCTCAGG AGCATTCCAGAGAACCACTCCTCTGTTACAGTGCCAGCTCCACCACCTCAGGGTCAGACTCCCCGTGGCCCTGCTGCCCCGTCCCCTACCCAGGCTGCATTGGCTGCCGTGCCCCCACAACTCAGCGATGGACCCATCTCCATCTCACCTGAACAG GCCCAGAAGCTGAGAGTTGACCTGGCTCTGGTCAGGGGGAACCTGACTGTGATGACTGAGATGTTGAACCAATTGACGCCTGGACAGAGCCAGCAGGAGGACTCTGAGCTACTGCAG CAGTTGTACCAGGTGTGTAGGGAGATGCAGAGCCGTGTGGTGGAGCTGATCCCCAGGCTGGTGGACGAGGGCCTCATAGAGGAGCTGCTGGTCGTCAACGATGACTTAAACAATGCCTTCATCCGCTACGACAG GTTTGACAGACTCAATAAGGCCCAGAGAACAGCTACAGAGCAG CAGACTCCTGCCAGGGCCAACCTCATTGACCTCAGCCCTGTGCCCCAGTCCCTCAGCCAACCAGCAACCACCTCTGCGGCCGCCAGCCAACCCGCATTCAGCGCTCCCTCCGATCAGAGGCAGGCAGCCAACCACA gTGCACCAGAGGAGGATGAGTTTGACATGTTTGCCCAGACCAGGGGCAGCTCTCTGGCCGATCAGAGGAAGAG tatgcgGTACGAGGACCCAGGAGCAGTGGAAGGACTGGCTGGAGCCCTGGACACCAGGTTACAGGTCACTGGAGCG aTTCCTTCGTCTAAGCCTAGCCCTAAGAACTCCACCCTGGAAGACATTGACAGATTGCTGTCTGCGGACACAGAAACG CAACCAGAGGCTGGGGACAGGGAAGGGCTGCCCTGTGAGG aGTTTGACAAGTTTCTGGAGGAAAGGGCGAAGGTGGCCGACCACATTCCCTCAACACGCAGCCTGCCCCCCGTCTCGTCCAGGCCCCCGCCACAATCCGCCCGGCCACAGGAGAGCTCCCATGACCAGCTTTTCTCACTCTGA
- the LOC115178124 gene encoding noggin-2-like, which yields MNVLINWLRSVLLFWTYLVVFLTRATSMIPNQEQVRSETPVGQKDTDFDDVSFLRTRSSSFVSSSQPIRPYSLSMNEGDYHYAPKPKHLRHNRLLRILGSSFDPFWMSIERPAEARVDTDASAGQTASRGDPPAPPALPNYTTNEGFNFGASPELTEGAARYQRKLQNDAEDLDLSELPADVASTLRDWLVRSATCGMRYQWVKLAPVFWPRWLRHTDCEKSGGSRSCSFPSGMACRQAQTTQIKILAWHCWSSEERGGDGLRGMAGIDRETVVVGTGVAGRKCLWRQVPYPVVTACKCSCR from the coding sequence ATGAATGTATTGATAAATTGGTTAAGGAGCGTTTTACTGTTCTGGACATATCTGGTTGTCTTTCTCACCCGCGCAACTTCAATGATTCCCAACCAGGAGCAGGTGCGCAGTGAAACCCCTGTGGGCCAAAAGGACACGGATTTCGATGATGTATCCTTTCTACGGACCAGATCAAGTAGTTTCGTATCTTCCTCGCAGCCGATTCGGCCATATTCACTCTCGATGAATGAGGGGGATTACCATTACGCGCCGAAACCCAAACACCTGCGGCACAACCGGCTCCTGCGCATTTTGGGCTCGTCTTTCGATCCGTTCTGGATGTCCATAGAACGCCCAGCCGAAGCAAGGGTCGACACCGATGCGTCTGCTGGTCAAACTGCGTCTCGTGGTGACCCGCCCGCTCCTCCCGCCTTACCAAACTACACCACCAACGAGGGGTTCAACTTCGGCGCGTCTCCAGAGCTGACAGAGGGTGCAGCGCGCTACCAACGAAAACTACAAAACGACGCAGAGGATTTGGACTTGAGTGAACTTCCTGCAGACGTTGCCAGCACTCTGCGTGACTGGCTGGTCCGCTCGGCCACCTGTGGAATGCGCTACCAGTGGGTAAAGTTAGCTCCAGTGTTCTGGCCCCGCTGGTTACGCCACACCGACTGTGAAAAATCTGGTGGCTCGCGGAGTTGCTCTTTCCCCAGCGGGATGGCATGCCGGCAGGCCCAAACCACACAGATAAAGATACTAGCCTGGCACTGCTGGAGCAGCGAAGAGAGAGGCGGGGATGGGTTAAGAGGGATGGCCGGGATCGACAGGGAGACTGTGGTGGTGGGGACAGGTGTTGCAGGCAGAAAGTGTTTGTGGAGGCAGGTGCCTTATCCTGTGGTTACAGCGTGTAAATGTTCGTGCAGATAG
- the LOC115178055 gene encoding mpv17-like protein: MRKAFIKHVKRFPWLTNVTLYGCLFAGGDFVHQLFSRNDKMDWRHTRNVAVVAFSFHGNFNFFWMRFLERRFPGNSVRMVVRKLFLDQTTAAPLATSVFYTGVSFLEGKEDIFQDWREKFLNTYKTGLMFWPFMQFLNFSMVPLYMRTTFTGCCAFVWATFLCFSRQSGDGTANAALAWMFTPKQDTTTEPEVEKLGPKVDQTGPKVDQTGPKLDTEGPKPENPSPKEETNTHR, translated from the exons ATGAGAAAGGCATTCATAAAACACGTCAAAAGGTTTCCGTGGCTTACCAACGTAACACTCTACGGTTGCTTGTTTGCCGGTGGGGATTTCGTTCACCAGTTGTTCTCGCGGAATGACAAAATGGACTGGAGGCACACACGCAATGTGGCAGTGGTCGCTTTCAGTTTCCATGGCAACTTTAACTTCTTCTGGATGCGGTTTTTGGAGCGCAGATTTCCCGGGAATTCGGTCAGGATGGTTGTGCGTAAACTTTTCTTGGACCAGACCACAGCCGCTCCTCTGGCCACTAGTGTATTCTACACAG GGGTGAGTTTCTTGGAGGGCAAAGAGGACATTTTCCAGGACTGGAGGGAGAAGTTCCTGAATACATATAAG ACTGGACTCATGTTCTGGCCATTCATGCAG tTCCTGAACTTTTCCATGGTGCCTCTGTACATGCGAACCACCTTCACAGGGTGCTGTGCCTTCGTCTGGGCCACCTTCCTGTGTTTCTCACGTCAGAGTGGGGACGGCACGGCTAACGCCGCCCTCGCATGGATGTTTACTCCAAAACAGGATACGACTACAGAGCCTGAAGTGGAGAAATTAGGGCCCAAAGTGGACCAGACAGGGCCAAAAGTGGACCAGACTGGGCCCAAACTAGACACAGAAGGACCCAAACCAGAGAACCCAAGCCCCAAAGAGGAGACAAACACCCACCGTTAA